A single Rubrivivax gelatinosus IL144 DNA region contains:
- the lpxC gene encoding UDP-3-O-acyl-N-acetylglucosamine deacetylase, whose product MIQQRTLKSLTRAVGVGVHSGQKVELTLRPAPPDTGIVFRRTDLPVPVDIPVRPDTVSDTRMATTISPDGDPGAPKVQTIEHLLSACAGLGLDNVYIDITAEEVPILDGSAASFVFLLQSAGIQLQNAPKRFLRVKKPVELREGEGASLKWARLEPYHGYKLSFEIEFHHPALDATGQRHEFDFGSGRYKTDIARARTFGFTKDVEMMRSRGLGLGGSMDNVIVVDEYRVLNADGLRYDDEFVKHKILDAIGDMHVAGKPLLASYTAFKGGHALNNKLLRKLLADQSAYEIVSFERESDAPRGFAELAPAW is encoded by the coding sequence ATGATCCAACAGCGCACCCTGAAGAGCCTCACGAGGGCCGTGGGCGTCGGTGTCCACAGCGGGCAGAAGGTCGAGCTGACCCTTCGCCCGGCCCCGCCGGACACCGGCATCGTCTTCCGCCGCACCGACTTGCCGGTGCCGGTGGACATCCCGGTGCGCCCCGACACCGTCAGCGACACGCGCATGGCGACGACGATCAGCCCCGACGGCGACCCCGGCGCGCCCAAGGTGCAGACCATCGAGCACCTGCTGTCGGCCTGCGCCGGCCTCGGGCTGGACAACGTCTACATCGACATCACCGCCGAGGAGGTGCCGATCCTCGACGGCTCGGCGGCGAGCTTCGTCTTCCTGCTGCAGAGCGCCGGCATCCAGCTGCAGAACGCGCCCAAGCGCTTCCTGCGCGTGAAGAAGCCGGTCGAGCTGCGCGAAGGCGAGGGCGCGTCGCTGAAGTGGGCGCGGCTGGAGCCCTACCACGGCTACAAGCTGAGCTTCGAGATCGAGTTCCACCACCCGGCGCTCGACGCCACCGGCCAGCGCCACGAGTTCGACTTCGGCAGCGGCCGCTACAAGACCGACATCGCGCGTGCGCGCACCTTCGGCTTCACGAAGGACGTCGAGATGATGCGTTCGCGCGGCCTGGGGCTGGGCGGCAGCATGGACAACGTCATCGTCGTCGACGAGTACCGCGTGCTCAACGCCGACGGCCTGCGCTACGACGACGAGTTCGTGAAGCACAAGATCCTCGACGCGATCGGCGACATGCACGTCGCCGGCAAGCCGCTTTTGGCCAGCTACACCGCCTTCAAGGGCGGCCACGCGCTGAACAACAAGCTGCTGCGCAAGCTGCTGGCCGACCAGAGCGCCTACGAGATCGTCAGCTTCGAGCGCGAGAGCGACGCCCCGCGCGGCTTCGCCGAGCTGGCACCGGCCTGGTGA
- a CDS encoding ExeA family protein — protein MNVESFFGLAREPFSIAPDPRFLYPAEQHREALELLNYGLARGASFVLLTGEIGAGKTTLWRTFLEQLPSNVDVASVVNPKLGVDALIARVFEDLQVELPAGDGPVDMIDALHGHLLLAHAQGRRTLIVIDEAQALSHEVLEQLRLLTNLDSSGRKLQVLLIGQPELREMLTRPELEPLAQRIVVRFHLGALSETQTAAYIEHRLAVAGYEGALPFDGESLGLVQRFSGGVPRRINVLCDRALAIAAETGTRRIGREILERAAHDVAGPPVLPAARHAPAPALAPAPAVAGGTAATWAFGAGVAAAIAGGLLLAPAWRDPAPAAKPAVAAAPVPAPASAAPVAIAAASQASAPETAPAVEAAAAASAPSSEAWFTPLAADEALAWRALARLWGATPAAGEPCAALAATGLSCWSGRVGLPTLRQLDRPGLLHLIDERGRSAHVLLVGLSEDSATLQLGEHRERVPLLALARWWRGDFATLWKPPAAADTLARRLHALDGEPAEDADAASIARRVSNFQRARGLAVDGIAGPQTQMLLARAERRGEPRLGD, from the coding sequence ATGAACGTCGAGTCCTTCTTCGGCCTGGCGCGCGAGCCTTTCTCGATCGCGCCCGATCCGCGTTTCCTCTACCCCGCCGAGCAGCACCGCGAAGCGCTGGAGCTGCTGAACTACGGCCTGGCGCGCGGCGCGAGCTTCGTGCTGCTGACCGGGGAGATCGGTGCCGGCAAGACGACGCTCTGGCGCACGTTCCTGGAGCAGCTGCCGTCCAACGTCGACGTCGCCAGCGTCGTCAACCCGAAGCTGGGCGTCGACGCGCTGATCGCGCGCGTCTTCGAGGACCTGCAGGTCGAGCTGCCGGCCGGCGACGGCCCGGTGGACATGATCGACGCGCTGCACGGCCATCTGCTGCTGGCGCATGCGCAGGGGCGGCGCACGCTGATCGTCATCGACGAGGCGCAGGCGCTGTCGCACGAGGTGCTGGAGCAGCTGCGCCTGCTGACCAACCTGGACTCCAGCGGCCGCAAGCTGCAGGTGCTGCTGATCGGCCAGCCCGAGCTGCGCGAGATGCTGACGCGGCCCGAGCTGGAGCCGCTGGCGCAGCGCATCGTCGTCCGTTTCCACCTCGGCGCGCTGTCGGAGACCCAGACCGCGGCCTACATCGAGCACCGCCTGGCGGTCGCCGGCTACGAAGGCGCGCTGCCTTTCGACGGCGAGTCGCTGGGCCTGGTGCAGCGTTTCAGCGGCGGCGTGCCGCGGCGCATCAACGTGCTCTGCGACCGCGCGCTGGCGATCGCCGCCGAGACCGGCACGCGCCGCATCGGCCGCGAGATCCTGGAGCGCGCCGCGCACGACGTCGCCGGGCCGCCGGTGCTGCCGGCCGCGCGCCACGCGCCGGCCCCGGCGCTCGCCCCGGCGCCGGCCGTTGCCGGCGGCACGGCGGCGACGTGGGCCTTCGGCGCCGGCGTCGCCGCGGCCATCGCCGGCGGGCTGCTTCTGGCACCGGCCTGGCGCGACCCGGCGCCGGCGGCGAAGCCGGCGGTGGCGGCAGCGCCCGTGCCCGCACCGGCCTCGGCGGCCCCCGTGGCCATCGCCGCGGCGTCGCAGGCCTCGGCGCCCGAGACCGCGCCGGCGGTCGAGGCTGCCGCGGCCGCTTCGGCACCGTCGTCCGAGGCCTGGTTCACGCCGCTGGCTGCCGACGAAGCGCTGGCCTGGCGCGCGCTGGCGCGGCTGTGGGGCGCGACGCCGGCCGCCGGCGAACCCTGCGCGGCGCTGGCGGCCACCGGCCTGTCCTGCTGGAGCGGGCGCGTCGGTCTGCCGACGCTGCGCCAGCTCGACCGTCCCGGCCTGCTGCACCTGATCGACGAACGCGGCCGCAGCGCCCACGTGCTGCTCGTCGGCCTGTCCGAGGACAGCGCGACGCTGCAGCTCGGCGAGCACCGCGAACGTGTGCCGCTGCTGGCGCTGGCGCGCTGGTGGCGCGGCGACTTCGCGACGCTGTGGAAACCGCCGGCGGCCGCCGACACGCTGGCGCGCCGGCTGCATGCGCTCGACGGCGAGCCGGCCGAGGACGCCGACGCCGCGTCGATCGCACGCCGCGTGTCCAACTTCCAGCGTGCGCGCGGCCTCGCGGTCGATGGCATCGCCGGGCCGCAGACGCAGATGCTGCTGGCGCGCGCCGAACGCCGCGGCGAGCCGCGGCTGGGCGACTGA
- a CDS encoding dienelactone hydrolase family protein: MIPNTAEDPVATRWLDIAPGFAAYLALPPAGRGPAIVLFQEIFGVNTHIRAVARQWALDGFIVLAPDLFHRRAPRIELGYSGDDHAQGMALHQAYTHEEQLADVAAAMAAARALPEAAGQRCGALGYCMGGRLAFFAAATAGADAAVAYYGGRIQDHLALAPQVKAPIQFHYAGDDAYIPPAAVDAVRAAFAGHDGAEVQVYPGTPHGFNCWSRESYEPRAAALAHGRALQFLAAALNG; encoded by the coding sequence ATGATCCCGAACACCGCCGAAGACCCCGTCGCCACGCGCTGGCTCGACATCGCGCCCGGCTTCGCCGCTTACCTGGCGCTGCCGCCCGCGGGCCGCGGCCCGGCGATCGTGCTGTTCCAGGAGATCTTCGGCGTCAACACGCACATCCGCGCCGTCGCGCGCCAGTGGGCGCTGGACGGCTTCATCGTGCTCGCGCCGGACCTGTTCCACCGCCGCGCGCCGCGCATCGAGCTCGGCTACTCCGGCGACGACCACGCGCAAGGCATGGCGCTGCACCAGGCCTACACGCACGAGGAGCAGCTCGCCGACGTCGCCGCCGCGATGGCCGCGGCGCGGGCGCTGCCCGAAGCCGCGGGACAGCGCTGCGGCGCGCTCGGCTACTGCATGGGCGGCCGGCTGGCCTTCTTCGCCGCCGCGACCGCCGGCGCCGACGCCGCGGTGGCCTACTACGGCGGCCGCATCCAGGACCATCTGGCGCTGGCGCCGCAGGTGAAGGCGCCGATCCAGTTCCACTACGCCGGCGACGACGCCTACATCCCGCCGGCGGCCGTCGACGCGGTGCGGGCCGCGTTCGCCGGCCACGACGGCGCCGAAGTGCAGGTCTACCCCGGCACGCCGCACGGCTTCAACTGCTGGTCGCGCGAGAGCTACGAGCCGCGTGCCGCGGCGCTGGCGCACGGGCGTGCGCTGCAGTTCCTGGCAGCCGCGCTGAACGGCTGA
- the ruvC gene encoding crossover junction endodeoxyribonuclease RuvC produces the protein MRILGIDPGLQRTGFGVIDADGPRLAYVASGVIDTAEAPRGDLPLRLKIIFEGVAEVVSRYEPEAASAEIVFVNVNPQSTLLLGQARGAALAALVSAGLPVAEYTAVQMKKAVTGHGLAAKAQIQEMVKRLLALPGVPGKDAADALGLAIAHAHAGGTLAALAEATPLARRAHAQYRRGRAYRAAPPRRSR, from the coding sequence ATGCGCATCCTCGGAATCGACCCCGGCCTCCAACGCACCGGCTTCGGCGTCATCGACGCCGACGGCCCGCGGCTGGCCTACGTCGCCAGCGGCGTCATCGACACCGCCGAAGCGCCGCGCGGGGACCTGCCGCTGCGGCTGAAGATCATCTTCGAAGGCGTCGCCGAGGTCGTCTCGCGCTACGAGCCCGAGGCCGCGTCGGCCGAGATCGTCTTCGTCAACGTCAACCCGCAGAGCACGCTGCTGCTCGGCCAGGCGCGTGGCGCCGCGCTGGCGGCGCTGGTCTCGGCAGGGCTGCCGGTGGCCGAGTACACCGCGGTGCAGATGAAGAAGGCCGTCACCGGCCACGGCCTGGCGGCCAAGGCCCAGATCCAGGAGATGGTCAAACGCCTGCTCGCGCTGCCCGGCGTGCCCGGCAAGGACGCCGCCGACGCGCTGGGCCTGGCGATCGCACATGCCCACGCCGGCGGCACGCTGGCCGCGCTGGCCGAAGCCACGCCGCTGGCGCGCCGCGCCCACGCACAGTACCGCCGCGGCCGCGCCTACCGCGCCGCGCCCCCACGGAGAAGCCGATGA